One Yoonia sp. BS5-3 genomic window carries:
- the glyA gene encoding serine hydroxymethyltransferase, with product MNITVRDDGFFTETLETRDPALHAAIQAELGRQRKEIELIASENIVSAAVMEAQGSVMTNKYAEGYPGRRYYGGCDHVDVAENLAIDRAKQLFDCGFANVQPNSGSQANQGVYQALIKPGDTILGMSLDAGGHLTHGAKPNQSGKIYNAIQYGVRRQDNLLDYDEVQSLATEHQPKIIVAGGSAIPRIIDFARMREIADSVGAYLMVDMAHFAGLVAAGIYPSPFPHAHVATTTTHKTLRGPRGGMILTNDEALAKKFNSAIFPGIQGGPLMHVIAGKAVAFGEALRPEFKTYQEQVVKNAQALADQLMKGGLDIVTGGTDSHVMLVDLRPKGVKGNETEKALERAHITCNKNGIPFDPEKPMVTSGIRLGSPVGTTRGFGEPEFRQIADWIVEVTEGLAANGAEGNGAVEAKVKAEVEALCDKFPVYPNL from the coding sequence TTACGGAAACTCTGGAAACCCGGGACCCGGCGTTGCACGCCGCCATCCAGGCCGAGCTGGGCCGCCAACGTAAAGAAATCGAGCTGATCGCCTCTGAGAACATCGTCTCTGCCGCCGTGATGGAGGCGCAGGGCAGCGTGATGACCAACAAATATGCCGAAGGGTACCCCGGACGCCGCTACTACGGCGGTTGTGACCATGTGGACGTCGCCGAGAACCTGGCCATTGACCGCGCGAAGCAGCTGTTTGACTGTGGCTTTGCCAATGTGCAGCCCAATTCCGGCAGCCAGGCCAACCAAGGGGTTTATCAGGCACTGATCAAACCGGGTGATACTATCTTAGGTATGTCGCTTGACGCGGGCGGGCACCTGACCCACGGGGCCAAGCCGAACCAATCCGGCAAGATCTACAACGCGATCCAATACGGCGTGCGCCGTCAGGACAACCTGCTTGATTATGATGAGGTCCAGTCGCTGGCGACCGAACATCAGCCCAAGATCATTGTCGCAGGTGGTTCGGCCATTCCGCGGATCATCGATTTCGCCCGGATGCGCGAGATTGCCGATAGCGTTGGCGCTTACCTGATGGTCGATATGGCCCATTTCGCGGGTCTTGTGGCGGCTGGCATCTACCCATCGCCCTTCCCGCATGCTCATGTGGCTACAACCACCACGCATAAGACCTTGCGCGGCCCACGCGGCGGGATGATCCTGACCAATGACGAAGCTTTGGCCAAGAAATTCAACTCGGCCATTTTCCCTGGCATTCAGGGTGGTCCATTGATGCATGTGATCGCAGGCAAGGCCGTGGCCTTTGGCGAAGCGCTGCGCCCGGAATTCAAAACCTACCAGGAACAGGTGGTCAAAAACGCTCAGGCCTTGGCTGACCAGCTGATGAAAGGTGGTCTGGATATCGTCACGGGCGGCACCGACAGCCATGTGATGCTGGTCGATCTGCGCCCCAAAGGTGTCAAAGGGAATGAGACCGAAAAGGCGCTCGAGCGCGCACATATCACCTGCAACAAAAACGGGATCCCGTTTGATCCTGAAAAACCCATGGTGACATCCGGCATCCGCCTTGGGTCCCCTGTGGGCACCACGCGCGGATTTGGTGAGCCTGAGTTCCGGCAAATTGCGGATTGGATCGTGGAAGTCACCGAAGGGCTGGCCGCAAATGGGGCCGAGGGCAATGGCGCTGTCGAAGCCAAGGTCAAAGCCGAGGTTGAAGCGCTTTGCGACAAGTTCCCGGTCTATCCGAACCTGTAA
- a CDS encoding LysR family transcriptional regulator, which translates to MNWAALNFDWNQARAFLVTAETGSFSAAARALNMTQPTLGRQVAGLEEALDIVLFERIGRRLELTPAGQDMLTHLRAMGEGAMGASLTASRRSEAITGEVCVSVTDIFAVYTMPQLLTELRQILPQIQMKILASNTLSDLQRREADIAVRHVAPTQPDLIARKLRSNPAHLFASRDYLARHGPFRTPDDIARAELIGMSDPDELLFFLKDWGLPVTAKNLTVIGDSGVASWEFARQGLGVMPMTRDVAAFFPEMEIVLPDLPPIDVPYWLTVHRELHSAKRIRLVYDYLAEVLQRKKLPGPT; encoded by the coding sequence ATGAACTGGGCAGCTTTGAATTTTGATTGGAACCAGGCAAGGGCGTTTCTGGTCACGGCAGAGACCGGATCGTTTTCGGCTGCGGCCCGCGCGCTGAACATGACGCAGCCCACCTTGGGCCGGCAAGTGGCCGGATTGGAAGAGGCGCTTGACATCGTTCTATTTGAAAGGATCGGCCGTCGGTTGGAATTGACACCCGCCGGACAAGACATGCTGACCCATCTGCGCGCGATGGGCGAGGGCGCGATGGGCGCCAGCTTGACCGCATCGCGCCGATCCGAGGCAATCACTGGCGAAGTATGCGTATCTGTCACGGATATCTTTGCCGTCTACACGATGCCGCAATTGTTGACCGAACTACGCCAGATCTTGCCGCAAATTCAGATGAAAATCCTAGCGTCAAATACCCTTTCGGACTTGCAGCGCCGTGAGGCTGATATCGCCGTACGTCATGTGGCACCGACCCAGCCTGATCTGATTGCCCGCAAATTGCGCAGCAATCCGGCGCATCTTTTTGCCAGTCGCGACTATCTGGCCCGGCATGGGCCGTTTCGCACGCCCGATGACATCGCCCGGGCCGAGTTGATCGGCATGTCGGATCCAGATGAGCTGTTGTTTTTCCTCAAAGACTGGGGGTTGCCGGTGACGGCAAAGAACCTGACAGTAATTGGCGATAGCGGTGTGGCCAGTTGGGAATTTGCCCGCCAAGGCCTGGGGGTCATGCCCATGACCCGCGACGTCGCAGCCTTTTTTCCTGAAATGGAGATCGTTCTGCCAGATTTGCCGCCAATCGATGTGCCCTATTGGCTGACGGTGCATCGCGAGCTGCATAGCGCCAAGCGGATCCGGTTGGTCTATGACTATCTTGCCGAGGTTTTGCAGCGCAAAAAGCTGCCCGGTCCGACCTGA
- a CDS encoding class I SAM-dependent methyltransferase translates to MDNTVFWDRIAPKYATDPISDQAAYEATLGRMRHHLQPDHAVIEIGCGTGSTALSLAPGVKRYLGTDVSPGMIDIARGKVQDDVAQTLAFEVAAAADIPEGPVDAVLALNLLHLLPDLSQVLHNVWLALPPGGLLMTKTGLLKDGAWYLGLAIPVMQALGKAPYVRRMSKDELLTAIAEAGFAEVETILQDGIAPRLFAVHRKI, encoded by the coding sequence ATGGACAACACCGTTTTCTGGGATCGCATCGCCCCGAAATATGCCACAGACCCGATCTCTGATCAGGCGGCCTATGAGGCAACGCTGGGCCGGATGCGTCATCACCTGCAGCCTGATCATGCGGTGATCGAAATCGGCTGCGGAACAGGATCAACCGCCTTGTCGCTGGCCCCCGGGGTCAAGCGTTATCTGGGCACCGATGTCTCACCGGGAATGATCGATATCGCACGCGGCAAAGTGCAAGACGACGTAGCGCAAACCCTGGCATTTGAGGTCGCAGCGGCGGCGGACATCCCCGAAGGCCCCGTTGATGCAGTGCTCGCGCTGAACTTGCTGCATTTGCTGCCTGATCTGAGCCAGGTGCTACACAATGTCTGGCTGGCGCTGCCCCCCGGCGGGCTGCTGATGACAAAAACCGGCCTTTTGAAAGACGGGGCATGGTATCTTGGTCTTGCGATCCCGGTCATGCAGGCGCTTGGCAAGGCGCCCTATGTGCGGCGCATGTCAAAGGACGAGCTTTTGACTGCGATTGCAGAAGCCGGATTTGCCGAAGTTGAAACCATCTTGCAGGATGGTATCGCCCCCCGTCTTTTTGCGGTGCATCGCAAGATTTAA
- a CDS encoding DUF817 domain-containing protein: MTTTQLIERRLGDWMRARLPAGLADFVMFVLKQGWACLFGGSLLLAIIGTRLIWQDDWALNRYDALFGIAVGLQISFLALKLETWAEARVILLFHISGTAMELFKTHVGSWSYPEEAIFRLQGVPLFSGFMYAAVGSYMARVTRLFDMQFAPFPPMWLHFGLAVLAYVNFFSHHFIWDIRYVLFAGTVLIYARTRIWFRIGRNWYWMPLPLAAFFSSIFLWVAENIGTLTGTWIYSGQNPLDLVSMDKIGSWYLLLYVAFATVTLVLRDPLKGTAVNPRQSPVGPEQTAPV; encoded by the coding sequence ATGACGACGACCCAGCTTATCGAACGCCGATTGGGCGACTGGATGCGCGCCCGCCTGCCCGCAGGTTTGGCCGATTTTGTGATGTTTGTGCTCAAGCAAGGATGGGCCTGCCTTTTTGGCGGCTCTTTGCTGTTGGCGATCATCGGGACAAGGCTGATCTGGCAGGATGACTGGGCCCTGAACCGCTATGACGCGCTTTTTGGCATCGCCGTCGGTTTACAGATCAGCTTTCTGGCGCTGAAGCTGGAAACCTGGGCCGAGGCCCGGGTGATCCTGCTTTTTCATATCTCTGGCACGGCGATGGAGCTGTTCAAGACGCATGTAGGCTCATGGTCCTATCCGGAAGAGGCGATCTTCCGGTTGCAGGGCGTCCCGCTCTTTTCGGGGTTCATGTATGCGGCGGTGGGCAGTTACATGGCGCGCGTCACCCGGCTTTTTGATATGCAATTTGCGCCCTTCCCGCCCATGTGGCTGCATTTCGGCCTGGCGGTTCTGGCCTATGTGAATTTCTTCAGCCATCACTTTATCTGGGACATTCGCTATGTGCTGTTTGCAGGAACCGTCCTGATCTATGCGCGGACCCGCATCTGGTTTCGGATTGGCCGCAACTGGTACTGGATGCCGCTGCCGCTTGCGGCATTCTTCAGCAGCATCTTCCTTTGGGTGGCCGAGAATATCGGCACCTTGACCGGTACATGGATCTATAGCGGTCAAAACCCACTTGATCTGGTCAGCATGGACAAAATCGGATCGTGGTATCTGCTGCTATATGTGGCCTTTGCAACGGTCACGCTGGTGCTGCGTGACCCGCTAAAAGGCACAGCGGTCAATCCTAGACAAAGCCCCGTTGGACCAGAACAAACAGCACCAGTATAA
- a CDS encoding alpha/beta fold hydrolase, translating into MLNTVRYDGPERGPDDGQAQTPLLIAHGLFGSARNWGVIAKRLSQSRPVVAVDMRNHAGSPWHDSHSYTDLADDLAQLITEPCDVLGHSMGGKAAMVLALQWPEKVNRLIVADIAPVTYTHTQMGPIDAMRKVQLDQIENRADAKAQLGDLEPGVPEFLLQSLDMKERRWRMNIDVLAAEMDKIIGFPKIDGTFEGASLFLSGGQSDYVQAGHRPAIKALFPNAKFAKIPGAGHWLHAEKPREFEAAISAFLTLSGT; encoded by the coding sequence ATGTTGAACACGGTTCGTTATGATGGCCCAGAGAGAGGCCCGGATGATGGTCAGGCCCAAACTCCGCTTCTGATCGCGCATGGGCTATTTGGCTCGGCGCGCAACTGGGGCGTGATCGCCAAACGTCTGTCGCAAAGCCGCCCGGTGGTCGCGGTTGATATGCGCAATCATGCGGGCAGCCCTTGGCATGACAGCCACAGTTACACCGACCTGGCCGATGATCTGGCACAGTTGATAACCGAACCCTGCGATGTGCTGGGCCATTCGATGGGCGGCAAAGCAGCGATGGTGCTGGCCCTGCAATGGCCCGAAAAGGTCAACCGGCTTATCGTGGCCGATATTGCCCCTGTCACCTACACGCATACGCAGATGGGCCCGATTGATGCGATGCGTAAAGTCCAGCTTGATCAGATCGAAAACCGGGCCGACGCAAAGGCGCAATTGGGTGATCTGGAACCCGGCGTGCCCGAATTTCTGTTGCAAAGTCTCGATATGAAAGAACGGCGCTGGCGGATGAATATTGACGTTCTGGCCGCCGAGATGGACAAGATCATCGGCTTTCCAAAGATTGACGGAACTTTTGAAGGGGCGAGCTTGTTTTTGTCGGGTGGCCAGTCCGACTACGTCCAAGCGGGCCATCGCCCTGCGATCAAAGCGCTGTTTCCGAATGCAAAATTCGCCAAAATTCCAGGTGCGGGGCACTGGCTTCATGCCGAAAAGCCGCGCGAATTCGAAGCGGCAATATCTGCTTTCCTCACCCTCAGCGGCACATAA
- the meaB gene encoding methylmalonyl Co-A mutase-associated GTPase MeaB encodes MGQRIDITQLASGVRGGDRRALARAITLIESGRSDHRTDALALLDALGTDRQALRIGLSGTPGVGKSTFIESFGLMLTGQGKRVAVLAVDPSSARSGGSILGDKTRMERLARDPKAFIRPSPSQTQLGGVARRSREAVALCEAAGFDIVLIETVGVGQSETVVAQMSDLFVLLLAPAGGDELQGVKRGIMEMADLILINKADGDLKAQATRTCADYAGALRLLRKRPQDPTGFPQAMLVSAIAHAGLEAAWAAMEQLAEWRKDNGIWDESRAAQASYWFAEEVRQGVLALLQTDPAATARMAQAQQDVLAGRISPTAAAGSVLAPLQKRLTD; translated from the coding sequence ATGGGACAACGGATTGATATCACGCAATTGGCCAGCGGTGTGCGCGGGGGCGACCGGCGTGCCTTGGCCCGCGCGATCACGCTGATCGAAAGCGGCAGGTCAGATCACCGGACGGATGCTTTGGCCTTGCTGGATGCGCTGGGTACAGATCGCCAGGCCTTGCGCATTGGTTTGTCCGGCACCCCCGGAGTTGGTAAATCCACCTTTATCGAGAGCTTTGGTCTGATGCTGACAGGGCAGGGCAAACGCGTCGCTGTTCTGGCCGTAGATCCGTCATCGGCCCGTTCGGGCGGATCGATCTTGGGTGACAAAACCCGGATGGAGCGATTGGCCCGTGATCCCAAGGCCTTTATCCGTCCGTCACCCAGTCAAACACAGCTTGGCGGCGTGGCCCGTCGTTCCCGCGAAGCGGTGGCGCTGTGTGAAGCCGCCGGGTTTGACATTGTGCTGATTGAAACGGTGGGCGTTGGGCAATCTGAGACCGTTGTGGCCCAGATGTCTGATCTGTTTGTGCTGCTTCTAGCCCCTGCGGGCGGGGATGAGCTGCAGGGCGTCAAGCGCGGCATCATGGAGATGGCCGATCTGATCCTGATCAACAAGGCTGATGGTGATCTGAAGGCACAGGCAACGCGGACCTGCGCCGATTACGCGGGGGCGTTGCGACTGCTGCGCAAACGTCCGCAGGATCCGACTGGTTTTCCGCAAGCGATGCTTGTTTCTGCCATCGCGCATGCCGGGCTAGAGGCGGCATGGGCCGCGATGGAACAGCTGGCAGAATGGCGAAAAGATAACGGCATTTGGGATGAAAGCCGTGCGGCCCAGGCCAGCTATTGGTTTGCGGAAGAGGTGCGCCAAGGTGTGCTTGCCTTGTTGCAAACCGATCCGGCGGCAACGGCACGCATGGCGCAGGCCCAGCAGGATGTTCTTGCTGGCCGTATTAGCCCGACCGCCGCTGCCGGATCGGTTTTGGCGCCGTTGCAAAAGCGCCTTACCGACTAA
- a CDS encoding low molecular weight protein-tyrosine-phosphatase produces the protein MKIVFVCLGNICRSPAAEGVMRKLAPTLTLDSAGTGGWHLGDPPYGPMQTAAAARGVDLSGLRARQFGADDFRQFDLIVAMDRQNQADIEAKRPPGNTTPVRLMADIDVPDPYYTRDFDGALNIIETAATRLLADISGSKVR, from the coding sequence ATGAAGATCGTCTTTGTTTGCCTCGGTAATATCTGCCGCTCACCCGCTGCCGAAGGGGTGATGCGCAAACTGGCACCTACGCTGACGCTCGATAGCGCAGGCACGGGCGGCTGGCATTTGGGCGATCCACCATATGGACCCATGCAAACGGCCGCCGCTGCACGCGGCGTCGATCTCAGCGGATTGCGAGCGCGGCAATTCGGCGCCGATGATTTCAGACAATTTGATCTGATTGTCGCAATGGACCGGCAGAACCAGGCAGATATTGAGGCCAAACGCCCGCCCGGAAACACCACACCGGTGCGGCTGATGGCCGATATCGACGTGCCAGACCCTTACTATACGCGCGATTTTGATGGCGCGCTGAATATTATTGAAACGGCAGCTACGCGTCTATTGGCTGACATATCTGGGTCGAAAGTTCGGTAA
- a CDS encoding arginine transporter, with product MRVFLGIGAIVAVAACGGGAPSVSGAISEACIDGGRSAASPALCSCIQQVANQSLSSRDQSRAAIFFAEPQLAQDTRQSDRISDEAFWQRYKSFTELSTQICQPIDA from the coding sequence ATGCGGGTTTTCTTGGGGATTGGTGCGATTGTTGCAGTGGCTGCGTGTGGGGGCGGTGCCCCTTCTGTTTCAGGTGCAATATCAGAAGCTTGCATCGATGGTGGCCGATCTGCGGCCTCGCCTGCCTTGTGTTCCTGCATCCAACAGGTCGCCAATCAAAGCCTGTCATCGCGCGATCAATCCCGCGCGGCTATCTTCTTTGCAGAGCCTCAGCTGGCCCAGGACACCCGCCAGTCTGATCGCATCAGTGATGAGGCCTTTTGGCAGCGCTACAAGAGCTTTACCGAACTTTCGACCCAGATATGTCAGCCAATAGACGCGTAG
- a CDS encoding SEC-C metal-binding domain-containing protein, with the protein MGDVELQEKLGRNDPCPCGSGRRYKRCCLKSGKFDGSRRDYYFQRAPVSRRSAFLNCIRPTLPS; encoded by the coding sequence GTGGGCGATGTGGAGCTGCAAGAAAAACTTGGCCGGAATGATCCATGCCCTTGCGGTTCTGGCCGGCGCTACAAACGCTGCTGTCTCAAGAGCGGTAAATTCGACGGCAGCCGCCGGGATTATTACTTTCAGAGAGCGCCGGTAAGCCGGCGCTCTGCATTCCTTAATTGCATCCGTCCCACCCTGCCGTCATAA
- a CDS encoding GNAT family N-acetyltransferase — MLFLFPDGFDPQPTLESDLLVLSPLRQEDCAALTQAAGDPAIWAGHPARNRHEAEVFARYFPTLLAIGGALLITDRKTRDVIGCSAFYTDKNAPSRLSIGFTFLTCNHWGGVTNRALKRLMLGHIFSHASEAWFHIAPDNLRSQAATQKLGAVFTHEDQMDLGGGPQSWRCYGLSREAWAHCDGR; from the coding sequence ATGCTTTTTCTGTTTCCTGATGGGTTCGATCCTCAGCCGACGCTCGAAAGTGATTTGCTTGTGCTGAGCCCGCTTCGTCAAGAGGATTGCGCGGCTTTAACCCAAGCGGCTGGTGATCCTGCCATATGGGCTGGCCATCCGGCGCGGAACAGGCATGAAGCGGAGGTGTTCGCGCGCTATTTTCCAACGCTTCTGGCTATCGGCGGCGCACTGCTGATCACAGACAGGAAAACGCGGGATGTTATTGGGTGCTCTGCTTTTTACACAGACAAGAACGCTCCCTCGCGGCTATCTATTGGGTTTACGTTTTTGACCTGTAACCACTGGGGCGGGGTGACGAACCGGGCGCTGAAGCGACTGATGCTTGGGCATATTTTTAGCCACGCGTCAGAGGCTTGGTTCCACATCGCGCCTGACAACTTGCGATCGCAGGCGGCGACCCAGAAACTGGGTGCGGTTTTTACGCATGAGGACCAGATGGATTTGGGCGGCGGGCCGCAATCCTGGCGATGTTACGGCCTTTCGCGTGAAGCCTGGGCGCATTGCGATGGTCGGTGA
- the lepA gene encoding translation elongation factor 4, producing MTKLSQIRNFSIVAHIDHGKSTLADRLIQSTNTVADRDMKAQLLDSMDIERERGITIKANTVRIDYRADDGQDYVLNLIDTPGHVDFAYEVSRSMRAVEGSLLVVDSTQGVEAQTLANVYQAIDADHEIVPVLNKIDLPASECERVAEQIEDVIGIDATDAIQVSAKTGVGIKETLEAIVTKLPPPEGDPDAPLKAMLVDSWYDSYLGVIVLVRIIDGRMKKNDKVKFMSNGTVHGIDKIGVFRPQMQDVDSLGPGEIGFITASIKQVRDTRVGDTITSERKGTDEALDGFKPAQPVVFCGLFPVDSAEFEDLRDAIEKLALNDASFSFEMETSAALGFGFRCGFLGLLHLEVIRDRIEREYDIELITTAPSVIYHVYMKDGEMIELHNPADMPDLTYVDHIEEPRIKATILVPDEYLGDVLKLCQDRRGVQLDLTYAGTRAMVVYDLPLNEVVFDFYDRLKSVTKGYASFDYQLTGYQTDNLVKMSVLVNDEPVDALSMMVHRDRAEQRGRAMCEKLKELIPRHMFKIPIQAAIGGKVIARETLSALRKDVTAKCYGGDATRKRKLLDKQKAGKKKMRQFGKVDIPQEAFISALKMDS from the coding sequence ATGACTAAGCTTTCGCAGATCCGCAATTTCTCCATCGTGGCCCATATCGACCACGGGAAATCCACGTTGGCCGACCGGCTGATCCAATCCACCAACACGGTGGCGGATCGGGACATGAAGGCGCAGCTCTTGGACAGTATGGACATCGAACGCGAACGCGGGATCACCATCAAGGCCAACACCGTACGGATCGACTACCGTGCCGACGATGGGCAGGACTATGTGCTCAACCTCATCGACACGCCCGGACACGTCGATTTCGCCTATGAAGTCAGCCGGTCCATGCGCGCGGTCGAGGGCTCGCTTCTGGTGGTCGACAGCACCCAAGGGGTCGAGGCGCAGACGCTCGCCAATGTCTATCAGGCCATCGATGCAGACCACGAAATCGTGCCCGTGCTGAACAAGATCGACCTGCCTGCCTCCGAATGCGAGCGGGTCGCCGAACAGATCGAGGATGTCATCGGGATCGACGCCACCGACGCCATCCAGGTCAGCGCCAAGACCGGGGTCGGGATCAAGGAAACGCTTGAAGCGATCGTCACCAAACTGCCCCCGCCCGAAGGGGACCCCGATGCGCCGCTCAAGGCGATGCTGGTGGACAGCTGGTACGACAGCTACCTCGGGGTCATCGTGCTTGTGCGCATCATCGATGGGCGGATGAAGAAAAACGACAAGGTCAAATTCATGTCCAACGGGACGGTGCATGGGATCGACAAGATCGGGGTGTTCCGGCCACAAATGCAGGATGTGGACAGCCTGGGGCCGGGTGAGATTGGGTTCATCACCGCCTCCATCAAACAGGTGCGCGATACGCGGGTCGGGGACACGATCACCTCAGAACGCAAAGGGACTGACGAGGCGCTTGACGGGTTCAAACCCGCGCAGCCCGTGGTCTTCTGCGGGCTCTTCCCCGTGGACAGCGCCGAATTCGAAGACCTGCGGGATGCCATCGAAAAACTCGCGCTGAATGACGCCTCCTTCAGCTTTGAAATGGAAACCTCCGCCGCCCTCGGCTTTGGCTTCCGCTGCGGGTTCCTGGGGCTGCTGCATCTTGAGGTGATCCGCGACCGGATCGAACGCGAATATGATATTGAGCTGATCACCACCGCCCCTTCGGTGATCTACCACGTCTATATGAAAGACGGCGAGATGATCGAGCTGCACAACCCAGCCGACATGCCCGATCTGACCTATGTGGACCATATCGAGGAACCCCGGATCAAGGCCACGATCCTTGTGCCCGACGAATACCTCGGTGACGTGCTGAAACTCTGCCAGGACCGGCGCGGGGTCCAGCTGGACCTGACCTATGCGGGCACGCGGGCGATGGTGGTCTATGACCTGCCTCTGAACGAGGTGGTGTTTGACTTCTACGACCGGCTGAAATCGGTGACCAAGGGCTATGCGAGTTTCGACTACCAGCTGACCGGCTATCAGACCGACAATCTGGTCAAAATGTCCGTGCTTGTGAACGACGAACCGGTCGATGCGCTCTCGATGATGGTGCACCGGGACCGGGCCGAGCAGCGCGGGCGGGCCATGTGCGAAAAGCTCAAAGAGCTGATCCCCCGCCACATGTTCAAAATCCCGATCCAGGCGGCCATCGGCGGCAAGGTGATCGCGCGCGAGACTCTCTCGGCGCTGCGCAAAGACGTAACGGCGAAGTGTTATGGCGGGGATGCGACGCGGAAACGCAAGCTCTTGGACAAGCAGAAAGCGGGCAAAAAGAAGATGCGGCAGTTTGGGAAGGTGGATATTCCGCAGGAGGCGTTTATTTCCGCTCTTAAAATGGACTCCTAA
- a CDS encoding transposase yields MSRYRRLYVPGGTYFFTVNLAKRGSTALIDEIDLLRAVYASVIREHPVQCDAMVVLPDHIHAVWTLPNGDDDFSIRWKKIKGRFSQHCKGMGTPSRSQAARGEKGIWQRRFWEHAIRNVDDFRAHLEYCHWNPVKHGLVQRPEDWPFSSFRRVGPSLVRVKPGN; encoded by the coding sequence ATGTCTCGATATCGTCGGCTCTATGTCCCGGGTGGCACCTATTTCTTTACCGTCAATCTGGCGAAGCGGGGCAGCACGGCTCTCATTGATGAGATTGACTTGCTTCGCGCGGTATATGCCTCAGTCATAAGGGAACACCCGGTCCAATGTGATGCGATGGTTGTTTTGCCTGACCATATTCACGCGGTGTGGACGCTGCCCAATGGCGATGATGATTTTTCGATCCGTTGGAAAAAGATCAAAGGACGGTTTTCACAGCATTGCAAGGGGATGGGAACACCTTCTCGAAGCCAGGCGGCACGGGGTGAAAAGGGCATTTGGCAGCGCCGGTTTTGGGAACATGCGATCCGCAATGTAGACGATTTCCGGGCGCATTTGGAGTATTGCCATTGGAACCCGGTGAAACACGGGTTGGTGCAACGCCCCGAGGATTGGCCTTTCTCGTCGTTCCGTAGGGTGGGGCCGTCATTGGTCCGGGTGAAACCCGGCAATTGA
- the rpmB gene encoding 50S ribosomal protein L28, giving the protein MSRRCELTGKGPMSGNNVSHAKNRTRRRFLPNLQDVTLQSDVLGRSFKFRISNAALRTVDHRGGLDAFMAKAKDAELSDNALKVKKEIAKATAA; this is encoded by the coding sequence ATGTCGCGCCGTTGCGAACTGACTGGAAAAGGCCCGATGTCTGGCAACAATGTCAGCCACGCCAAAAACCGTACCCGCCGCCGCTTTTTGCCGAACCTGCAGGATGTGACATTGCAGTCCGATGTTTTGGGCCGCTCGTTCAAATTCCGCATTTCCAACGCTGCCCTGCGGACTGTTGACCACCGTGGTGGTCTGGATGCGTTCATGGCCAAGGCGAAAGATGCCGAGCTGTCGGATAACGCACTGAAAGTGAAAAAAGAGATCGCCAAAGCAACTGCTGCTTAA
- a CDS encoding DM13 domain-containing protein, translating into MRALAQIQRHKNRSLLVCALLVALFLPNITPAHGDETDHLTRAVDYIAQHGVSAVPSSDGGTLLVLQTQFDHAGDPDLRILLGKDGIPAPETDLGPLAQITGLQVFKAPPTMDIAQFDSLHIWDSAAGRHIGAAPLPN; encoded by the coding sequence ATGAGAGCGCTCGCCCAAATACAGCGTCACAAAAACCGCAGCCTTTTGGTCTGCGCCCTGCTGGTGGCCCTGTTTTTACCCAACATCACCCCCGCCCACGGCGACGAGACCGATCACTTGACCCGCGCCGTCGACTATATTGCCCAGCATGGCGTCTCGGCTGTGCCATCCAGCGATGGTGGCACATTGCTGGTTCTCCAAACCCAGTTTGATCACGCGGGCGACCCTGATCTGCGCATCCTGTTGGGCAAAGATGGCATCCCCGCGCCCGAGACCGATTTGGGCCCCCTCGCTCAGATCACCGGTTTACAGGTCTTCAAAGCCCCGCCAACAATGGACATCGCGCAATTCGACAGTTTGCATATTTGGGATAGCGCAGCGGGCCGGCATATCGGCGCAGCCCCCCTGCCCAACTGA